TTTTGGGGTTCTGGAATATTAGGCTTAATTTGGTATCAACAAATGCTGAATAAGGAATACAACTGTAAATTAGTAGTTGATGGGCTAATCGGTAGTGCTTCAATTGTGGCAATCAACTCAATAGACGCTGACAGCCTTTTCCAAATGTCAATTAAATATCGTTATAATCGATTTCATCAAATTTGCAAGCAAAATCCGTCGCAAAAAACATTCCTAAAAGGCTGGCTTAACCGTCTTCGAGATTTTGCTAAAAGACACGGGGAGTTGGATTTTTATAATGGATTATAGTTAAATTTAAAAAAAATATAAATATGGAACAAGAAATTTTATTTAGAGGTAAAGCAAAATCGGGCAAATGGATATATGGGATGCCTACTTATGATTTTGAATATATTTTTAACGATGATAATCTGGATAGTCCCGATTGTTATGAGGTAGACCCAAAAACAATTGGGTTATTTTCAACAATTTACGACAAAAATAAAAAGCGAATTTTCGCAGGCGATTTATTTAAATTGGGCTCTGAAAAAGATTTGTTTGAAGTTAGATTTGAGCACGG
The nucleotide sequence above comes from Parcubacteria group bacterium ADurb.Bin159. Encoded proteins:
- a CDS encoding putative Peptidoglycan domain protein, which gives rise to MTDEEVGLFVKYFWDKSTNNNQIASQKIAESITSWFWGSGILGLIWYQQMLNKEYNCKLVVDGLIGSASIVAINSIDADSLFQMSIKYRYNRFHQICKQNPSQKTFLKGWLNRLRDFAKRHGELDFYNGL
- a CDS encoding YopX protein, translating into MEQEILFRGKAKSGKWIYGMPTYDFEYIFNDDNLDSPDCYEVDPKTIGLFSTIYDKNKKRIFAGDLFKLGSEKDLFEVRFEHGCFLAYLKGEQFGILGELHTCFIEVVGNIYDNPELLEVANNYVR